The proteins below come from a single Streptomyces sp. MRC013 genomic window:
- the purL gene encoding phosphoribosylformylglycinamidine synthase subunit PurL, whose translation MTLDTVKHAAETPDVEQPWAELGLKKDEYARIREILGRRPTGAELAMYSVMWSEHCSYKSSKVHLKQFSEKKPDSDAMLVGIGENAGVVDVGQGYAVTFKVESHNHPSYIEPYQGAATGIGGIVRDILAMGARPVAVVDPLRFGAADHPDTRRVLPGVVAGIGGYGNCLGLPNIGGEVVFDPCYQGNPLVNAGCIGVMKHEDIHLAKASGAGNKVILYGARTGGDGIGGVSVLASETFDDTKPAKRPAVQVGDPFQEKLLIECTLEVFGEKLVAGIQDLGGAGLSCATSELASAGSGGMRVELDRVHLRDATLSPEEILMSESQERMCAIVEPQYVDRFMEICEKWDVVATVIGEVTDGDRLEIFWHGEQIVDVPPGTVAHEGPTYHRPYERPEWQDALQADDAAALPRPETPGELREQVLKLVAHPNQASKAWVTDQYDRFVQGNTVLAQPEDSGMIRIDEETNLGVAMATDGNGRYAKLDPYAGAQLALAESYRNVAASGARPLAISNCLNFGSPEDPAVMWQFAEATRGLADACLELGTPVTGGNVSLYNQTGDVAIHPTPVVAVLGVIDDVTRRTPIAFAEEGHLLYLLGDTREEFGGSAWSQVVHDHLGGLPPKVDLERERLLGEILVAASRDGMVDAAHDLSDGGLVQAVAESCLRGGNGARLVVPDGLDAFTFLFSESAGRAVVAVPRGEELRFTDMCGARGLPATRIGVVDGDAIEVQGEFTIPLAELREAHEATIPGLLA comes from the coding sequence GGCCTGAAGAAGGACGAGTACGCGCGCATCCGCGAGATCCTCGGCCGCCGCCCGACCGGCGCCGAGCTGGCCATGTACTCGGTCATGTGGTCCGAGCACTGCTCGTACAAGAGCAGCAAGGTCCACCTGAAGCAGTTCAGCGAGAAGAAGCCCGACTCCGACGCGATGCTCGTCGGCATCGGCGAGAACGCCGGCGTCGTCGACGTCGGCCAGGGGTACGCGGTCACCTTCAAGGTGGAGTCGCACAACCACCCCTCGTACATCGAGCCCTACCAGGGCGCGGCCACGGGCATCGGCGGCATCGTCCGCGACATCCTCGCGATGGGCGCCCGCCCGGTCGCCGTCGTCGACCCGCTGCGGTTCGGCGCCGCCGACCACCCCGACACCCGGCGCGTCCTGCCCGGCGTCGTCGCCGGCATCGGCGGCTACGGCAACTGCCTGGGCCTGCCCAACATCGGCGGCGAGGTCGTCTTCGACCCCTGCTACCAGGGCAACCCGCTGGTCAACGCCGGCTGCATCGGCGTGATGAAGCACGAGGACATCCACCTCGCCAAGGCGTCCGGCGCGGGCAACAAGGTCATCCTGTACGGCGCCCGGACCGGCGGCGACGGCATCGGCGGCGTCTCGGTCCTCGCGTCCGAGACCTTCGACGACACCAAGCCCGCGAAGCGCCCGGCGGTCCAGGTCGGCGACCCCTTCCAGGAGAAGCTCCTCATCGAGTGCACCCTGGAGGTCTTCGGGGAGAAGCTGGTCGCGGGCATCCAGGACCTCGGCGGCGCCGGCCTGTCCTGCGCCACGTCCGAGCTGGCCTCCGCGGGCTCCGGCGGCATGCGCGTGGAGCTGGACCGCGTCCACCTGCGCGACGCGACGCTCTCGCCCGAGGAGATCCTCATGAGCGAGTCGCAGGAGCGGATGTGCGCGATCGTCGAGCCGCAGTACGTCGACCGCTTCATGGAGATCTGCGAGAAGTGGGACGTCGTCGCCACCGTCATCGGTGAGGTGACCGACGGCGACCGCCTGGAGATCTTCTGGCACGGCGAGCAGATCGTCGACGTGCCCCCGGGCACCGTCGCCCACGAGGGCCCGACGTACCACCGGCCGTACGAGCGCCCGGAGTGGCAGGACGCCCTCCAGGCCGACGACGCGGCCGCGCTGCCCCGGCCGGAGACCCCCGGGGAGCTGCGCGAGCAGGTCCTCAAGCTGGTCGCCCACCCCAACCAGGCGTCCAAGGCCTGGGTGACGGACCAGTACGACCGGTTCGTGCAGGGCAACACCGTCCTCGCCCAGCCCGAGGACTCCGGCATGATCCGGATCGACGAGGAGACCAACCTCGGCGTGGCGATGGCGACGGACGGCAACGGCCGGTACGCCAAGCTCGACCCGTACGCGGGCGCGCAGCTCGCGCTGGCCGAGTCGTACCGCAACGTCGCCGCCTCCGGCGCCAGGCCGCTCGCCATCTCGAACTGCCTGAACTTCGGCTCGCCCGAGGACCCGGCGGTCATGTGGCAGTTCGCCGAGGCCACCCGCGGCCTCGCGGACGCCTGCCTGGAACTGGGCACGCCCGTCACCGGCGGCAACGTCTCGCTGTACAACCAGACCGGCGACGTCGCCATCCACCCGACGCCCGTCGTCGCCGTCCTCGGCGTGATCGACGACGTGACGCGGCGGACGCCGATCGCCTTCGCGGAGGAGGGCCACCTCCTCTACCTGCTGGGCGACACCCGCGAGGAGTTCGGCGGCTCGGCCTGGTCCCAGGTCGTCCACGACCACCTCGGCGGCCTGCCGCCCAAGGTGGACCTGGAGCGCGAGCGGCTGCTCGGCGAGATCCTCGTCGCCGCCTCCCGCGACGGCATGGTCGACGCGGCGCACGACCTGTCCGACGGCGGCCTGGTCCAGGCGGTCGCCGAGTCCTGCCTGCGCGGCGGGAACGGCGCGCGGCTGGTCGTCCCGGACGGCCTGGACGCGTTCACCTTCCTGTTCAGCGAGTCGGCGGGGCGCGCCGTCGTGGCGGTGCCGCGCGGCGAGGAGCTGCGCTTCACCGACATGTGCGGCGCGCGCGGGCTGCCCGCGACGCGCATCGGCGTCGTGGACGGCGACGCGATCGAGGTGCAGGGCGAGTTCACCATCCCGCTCGCGGAGCTGCGCGAGGCGCACGAGGCGACCATCCCGGGCCTGCTGGCCTGA
- a CDS encoding maleylpyruvate isomerase family mycothiol-dependent enzyme translates to MPEPRKRARRYDSAKTRTAVTAQFTHVRDGVARLTEEQSRLPTRLGEWTVRELAAHIALVLRSVVRGVAAPEPATRDAGLLDWPAATRRFATAVDEDTRELAEWADEAGGLTELYARTADELAEALEAPDERLIATRFGGMPLGDFLVTRTVELTVHTDDLNAATGLAVPHDRQALATCTRVLSDALALKAPGGSVELRVPPYAVVQCVEGPRHTRGTPPNVVETDPLTWVRLATGRTSWQEALSGARLHASGERADLAPWLPVLG, encoded by the coding sequence ATGCCAGAGCCGAGGAAGCGCGCCCGCCGGTACGACTCCGCGAAGACCCGTACGGCGGTGACGGCGCAGTTCACGCACGTGCGGGACGGTGTCGCACGGCTGACGGAGGAGCAGTCGCGGCTGCCGACGCGCCTGGGCGAGTGGACGGTGCGCGAACTGGCCGCCCACATCGCGCTGGTGCTGCGGTCCGTCGTGCGGGGTGTGGCGGCACCGGAGCCCGCTACGCGGGACGCGGGGCTGCTCGACTGGCCCGCGGCGACCCGGAGGTTCGCGACGGCGGTGGACGAGGACACCCGCGAGCTGGCCGAGTGGGCGGACGAGGCGGGCGGGCTGACGGAGCTGTACGCGCGCACGGCGGACGAGCTGGCCGAGGCGTTGGAGGCGCCGGACGAGCGGCTGATCGCGACGCGGTTCGGGGGGATGCCGCTGGGCGACTTCCTGGTGACGCGGACGGTGGAGCTGACCGTGCACACCGACGACCTGAACGCCGCGACGGGACTGGCCGTCCCGCACGACCGGCAGGCGCTCGCGACCTGCACGCGCGTGCTGTCGGACGCGCTGGCGCTGAAGGCGCCGGGCGGCTCGGTGGAGCTGCGGGTGCCGCCGTACGCGGTGGTGCAGTGCGTGGAGGGCCCCCGGCACACGCGCGGGACGCCCCCGAACGTCGTCGAGACCGACCCGCTGACGTGGGTCCGCCTGGCTACGGGGCGGACCTCCTGGCAGGAGGCGCTGTCCGGGGCCCGCCTCCACGCCAGCGGCGAACGCGCCGACCTGGCGCCCTGGCTCCCCGTCCTGGGCTGA
- a CDS encoding META domain-containing protein: MRINKCLLPVLAATATALAGCAGGSGSGPGSGDRPDIPLTGTHWALDALTADGAKKTAPAPGAYVEFKPDGSVQGTAGCNHFFSEDTVVDGDTVTVGRVTMTKKACEKPVGDFEEAFHEAFTGRLEARLDSGGDRLTLTTRGGDTLVFSERPEAPLKNTRWSVETLVEGGTAASLPAGVKGRPHLTIGADGTARGNLGCNNFTATVKTEGDQLTFGSLAVTRRICARPQNELERKLYGTLGSGPVTYRVEQRALTVTAQDGSGFEARATTP, from the coding sequence ATGCGGATCAACAAGTGCCTGCTTCCCGTACTCGCCGCCACCGCCACCGCCCTCGCCGGCTGCGCCGGCGGCTCCGGCTCCGGACCGGGCTCCGGAGACCGGCCCGACATCCCTCTCACCGGAACCCACTGGGCCCTCGACGCCCTCACCGCCGACGGCGCGAAGAAGACCGCCCCCGCCCCGGGGGCCTACGTCGAGTTCAAGCCGGACGGCTCGGTCCAGGGCACCGCCGGATGCAACCACTTCTTCAGCGAGGACACCGTCGTCGACGGCGACACCGTCACCGTGGGTCGGGTCACCATGACCAAGAAGGCCTGCGAGAAGCCCGTGGGGGACTTCGAGGAGGCCTTCCACGAGGCGTTCACCGGCAGGCTCGAAGCCCGCCTCGACAGCGGCGGCGACCGCCTCACCCTCACCACCCGCGGCGGCGACACCCTCGTCTTCTCCGAGCGGCCGGAGGCGCCCCTGAAGAACACCAGGTGGAGCGTGGAGACGCTCGTCGAAGGGGGGACCGCCGCCTCCCTGCCCGCCGGTGTCAAGGGCAGGCCGCACCTCACCATCGGCGCCGACGGCACCGCGCGCGGAAACCTCGGCTGCAACAACTTCACCGCCACCGTGAAGACCGAGGGGGACCAGCTCACCTTCGGCTCGCTCGCGGTGACCCGCCGCATCTGCGCCCGGCCCCAGAACGAGCTGGAGCGGAAGCTGTACGGAACGCTGGGCAGCGGACCGGTGACGTACCGCGTCGAGCAGCGCGCACTGACGGTCACCGCGCAGGACGGCTCCGGGTTCGAAGCCCGCGCCACGACCCCGTGA
- the purF gene encoding amidophosphoribosyltransferase: MPRGDGRLNHDLLPGEKGPQDACGVFGVWAPGEEVAKLTYFGLYALQHRGQESAGIAVSNGSQILVFRDMGLVSQVFDETSLSSLQGHIAVGHARYSTTGASVWENAQPTFRATADGSIALGHNGNLVNTAQLAEMAAGLPKGNGRSDQAAATNDTDLVTALLAGQTDEDGEPLSVEEAAAKVLPQVQGAFSLVFMDEGTLYAARDPQGIRPLVLGRLERGWVIASETAALDIVGASFVREIEPGELIAIDENGLRTSRFAEAKPKGCVFEYVYLARPDTDIAGRNVYLSRVEMGRKLAKEAPADADLVIATPESGTPAAIGYAEASGIPFGAGLVKNAYVGRTFIQPSQTIRQLGIRLKLNPLKEVIKGKRLVVVDDSIVRGNTQRALVRMLREAGAAEIHIRISSPPVKWPCFFGIDFATRAELIANGMTVDEIGKSLGADSLAYISLDGMVEATTIAKPDLCRACFDGEYPMELPDPELLGKQLLETELAAGLAATAAADALRRP, from the coding sequence GTGCCACGTGGTGACGGTCGACTCAATCACGATCTGCTTCCCGGCGAGAAGGGCCCCCAGGACGCTTGCGGCGTCTTCGGCGTCTGGGCTCCGGGCGAAGAGGTCGCAAAGCTCACGTACTTCGGGCTCTACGCCCTCCAACACCGGGGTCAGGAATCGGCCGGAATAGCGGTCAGCAACGGCTCCCAGATCCTCGTCTTCCGGGACATGGGACTCGTCTCCCAGGTCTTCGACGAGACCTCCCTCAGCTCCCTGCAGGGTCACATCGCGGTCGGTCACGCCCGCTACTCGACCACCGGCGCGTCCGTCTGGGAGAACGCCCAGCCGACGTTCCGGGCCACCGCCGACGGCTCCATCGCCCTCGGCCACAACGGCAACCTCGTCAACACGGCGCAGCTCGCCGAGATGGCCGCCGGCCTCCCCAAGGGGAACGGCCGGTCCGACCAGGCTGCCGCCACCAACGACACCGACCTCGTCACGGCGCTCCTCGCGGGCCAGACCGACGAGGACGGCGAGCCGCTGTCCGTCGAGGAGGCCGCCGCCAAGGTCCTGCCGCAGGTCCAGGGCGCCTTCTCCCTCGTCTTCATGGACGAGGGCACGCTGTACGCCGCCCGCGACCCGCAGGGCATCCGCCCGCTGGTCCTCGGCCGGCTGGAGCGGGGCTGGGTCATCGCCTCGGAGACCGCCGCCCTCGACATCGTCGGCGCCAGCTTCGTCCGCGAGATCGAGCCGGGCGAGCTCATCGCCATCGACGAGAACGGCCTGCGGACGTCCCGGTTCGCGGAAGCCAAGCCCAAGGGCTGCGTCTTCGAGTACGTGTACCTGGCCCGCCCGGACACGGACATCGCCGGCCGGAACGTCTACCTCTCCCGGGTGGAGATGGGGCGGAAACTCGCCAAGGAAGCTCCCGCCGACGCCGACCTCGTCATAGCCACGCCCGAGTCCGGCACCCCCGCCGCGATCGGCTACGCGGAGGCGAGCGGCATTCCGTTCGGCGCGGGCCTGGTCAAGAACGCGTACGTCGGGCGGACCTTCATCCAGCCGTCCCAGACCATCCGCCAGCTGGGCATCCGCCTCAAGCTGAACCCCCTCAAGGAAGTCATCAAGGGCAAGCGCCTGGTCGTCGTCGACGACTCGATCGTCCGCGGCAACACGCAGCGCGCACTCGTCCGGATGCTCCGCGAGGCCGGCGCCGCCGAGATCCACATCAGGATCTCCTCGCCGCCCGTGAAGTGGCCGTGCTTCTTCGGCATCGACTTCGCCACCCGCGCCGAGCTGATCGCCAACGGCATGACGGTCGACGAGATCGGCAAGTCCCTCGGCGCCGACTCGCTCGCGTACATCTCGCTCGACGGCATGGTCGAGGCGACCACGATCGCCAAGCCGGACCTCTGCCGGGCCTGCTTCGACGGCGAGTACCCCATGGAGCTGCCCGACCCCGAGCTGCTCGGCAAGCAGCTGCTGGAGACGGAGCTGGCCGCGGGCCTCGCCGCCACGGCCGCCGCCGACGCGCTCCGCCGCCCGTAG
- the purM gene encoding phosphoribosylformylglycinamidine cyclo-ligase: MSQATSATGGASYAAAGVDIEAGDRAVELMKEWVKKTRRPEVLGGLGGFAGLFDASALKRYERPLLASATDGVGTKVDVARRMGVYDTIGHDLVAMVMDDIVVCGAEPLFMTDYICVGKVHPERVAGIVKGIAEGCVLAGCALVGGETAEHPGLLGPEDFDVAGAGTGVVEADRLLGADRIRTGDAVVAMASSGLHSNGYSLVRHVLFDRAGMALEQHVDELGRTLGEELLEPTRIYSLDCLALTRTTEVHAFSHITGGGLAANLARVVPDHLHAVVDRSTWAPGAVFDLVGRAGRVERLELEKTLNMGVGMMAVVPAESVDVALATLADRGVEAWVAGEVTERGDHAAGAALTGDYAG, from the coding sequence ATGTCTCAGGCCACCAGTGCCACAGGCGGCGCCAGCTACGCCGCCGCGGGCGTCGACATCGAGGCGGGCGACCGCGCCGTCGAGCTGATGAAGGAGTGGGTGAAGAAGACCCGGCGCCCCGAGGTCCTCGGCGGCCTCGGCGGTTTCGCCGGCCTCTTCGATGCCTCCGCCCTCAAGCGCTACGAGCGTCCCCTCCTCGCCTCCGCCACCGACGGCGTCGGCACGAAGGTCGACGTCGCCCGCCGCATGGGCGTGTACGACACGATCGGACACGACCTCGTCGCCATGGTCATGGACGACATCGTGGTGTGCGGCGCCGAGCCGCTGTTCATGACCGACTACATCTGCGTCGGCAAGGTCCACCCCGAGCGGGTCGCCGGCATCGTCAAGGGCATCGCCGAGGGGTGCGTCCTCGCCGGCTGCGCCCTCGTCGGCGGTGAGACCGCCGAGCACCCCGGTCTCCTCGGCCCCGAGGACTTCGACGTCGCCGGCGCCGGCACGGGCGTCGTGGAGGCGGACCGGCTGCTGGGCGCCGATCGCATCCGTACGGGTGACGCGGTCGTCGCGATGGCCTCCTCGGGTCTTCACTCCAACGGGTACTCGCTCGTCCGCCACGTCCTGTTCGACCGGGCCGGCATGGCGCTGGAGCAGCACGTGGACGAGCTCGGCCGGACCCTCGGCGAGGAGCTGCTGGAACCCACCAGGATCTACTCGCTGGACTGCCTGGCGCTCACCCGGACCACCGAGGTGCACGCCTTCAGCCACATCACCGGCGGCGGCCTGGCGGCCAACCTGGCGCGGGTCGTCCCGGACCACCTGCACGCCGTGGTCGACCGGTCGACGTGGGCGCCCGGCGCGGTCTTCGACCTGGTCGGCAGGGCCGGTCGGGTGGAGCGGCTGGAGCTGGAGAAGACCCTGAACATGGGAGTCGGCATGATGGCCGTCGTCCCCGCCGAGTCGGTGGACGTCGCGCTGGCGACGCTTGCGGACCGGGGCGTCGAGGCCTGGGTCGCGGGTGAGGTCACCGAGCGCGGGGACCACGCGGCCGGTGCCGCCCTGACGGGTGACTACGCGGGCTGA
- a CDS encoding DUF3073 domain-containing protein yields the protein MGRGRAKAKQTKVARQLKYNSGGTDLARLASELGASTSSQPPNGEPFEDDDEEDDPYARYAELYNDDDDEDEESGPSSQRRGA from the coding sequence ATGGGGCGCGGCCGGGCCAAGGCCAAGCAGACGAAGGTCGCCCGCCAGCTGAAGTACAACAGCGGTGGGACGGACCTCGCACGGCTGGCCAGCGAGCTGGGCGCATCGACTTCGAGTCAGCCTCCGAACGGAGAGCCGTTCGAGGACGACGACGAGGAAGACGACCCGTACGCCCGCTATGCGGAGCTGTACAACGACGACGATGACGAGGACGAGGAGTCCGGTCCGTCATCGCAGCGTCGCGGCGCTTGA
- the bldC gene encoding developmental transcriptional regulator BldC: MTARTPDAEPLLTPAEVATMFRVDPKTVTRWAKAGKLTSIRTLGGHRRYREAEVRALLAGIPQQRSEA, translated from the coding sequence ATGACCGCTCGCACCCCTGATGCTGAGCCGCTGCTGACCCCCGCCGAGGTCGCCACGATGTTCCGCGTGGACCCGAAGACGGTGACCCGCTGGGCAAAGGCGGGCAAGCTCACGTCCATCCGCACGCTGGGCGGGCACCGCCGGTACCGCGAGGCGGAGGTCCGTGCGCTGCTCGCGGGCATCCCGCAGCAGCGAAGCGAGGCCTGA
- the hrpA gene encoding ATP-dependent RNA helicase HrpA — MSTSFADLQTLLTEVPLRDAHRLGRRLEGARRIRKPEARQAVLDEIAAEAAKAAARTAERASRVPEITYPEQLPVSRRKDEILEAIRDHQVVIVAGETGSGKTTQIPKICLELGRGVRGLIGHTQPRRIAARTVAERVAEELRTPLGEAVGWKVRFTDQVGPDTFVKLMTDGILLAEIQTDRELRAYDTIIIDEAHERSLNIDFLLGYLAQLLPNRPDLKVVITSATIDPERFSRHFGDAPIVEVSGRTYPVEVRYRPLLEEDSEEPDRDQTTAICDAVDELQAEGPGDILVFLSGEREIRDTADALLKRKLRNTEVLPLYARLSHAEQHRVFQQHAGRRVVLATNVAETSLTVPGIKYVVDPGTARISRYSHRTKVQRLPIEPISRASANQRKGRCGRTSDGVCIRLYSEDDFLARPEFTDAEILRTNLASVILQMTAAGLGDIEKFPFIDPPDHRNIRDGVQLLQELGALDPAQKDPRKRLTPLGRKLAQLPVDPRLARMVLEADKNGCVREVMVIAAALSIQDPRERPADKQAQADQQHARFKDETSDFLAFLNLWRYVREQQKALSSSAFRRMCKAEYLNHLRIREWQDIYSQLRTVAKQMGMHPNEEDADEQRVHVSLLAGLLSHVGVKDVKTTGGEGGKPAGRNEYLGARNAKFAIFPGSALFRKPPRFVMSAELVETSRLWARVNARIEPEWIEPLAGHLLKRTYSEPHWEKDQAAVMAYERVTLYGVPIVAQRKVTYGRVDPEASRELFIRHALVEGDWRTHHKFFADNRKLLTEVEELEHRARRRDILVDDETLFDFYDRRIPEHVVSGAHFDSWWKHKRRDEPELLDFEREMLINEKAGAVTKADYPDSWRQGPLKFRVTYQFEPGADADGVTVHIPLQVLNQVVDEGFDWQIPGLREEVVTELIRSLPKPVRRNYVPAPNFAQRFLERTAPSAEPLTSVLARELHRMVGVPVGPDDFDWAKVPDHLKITFRIVDERRRKLAEDKDLEALRLTLRPKARQALSKAAAAASAGPSGSGGSLERSGLTDWTIGTLTRVFETRRAGQPVKAYPALVDQGETVAVRLFDTEAEQARAMWRGTRRLIMLNIPVNPAKFASEKLTNQQKLALSRNPHGSVQALFEDCATAAADRLIADHGGPAWDEEAYRKLYDGVRADLVELTVRTVDRVQQVLAAWQACERRLKAANSPALVNNLQDVREQLAALVPPGFVTATGLRRLPDLMRYLVAVDRRLQQMPTSVQRDTTRMEKVHEMQDEYAWLLEQFPEERPVPQEVLDVRWMIEELRVSYFAHALGTAYPVSDKRIVKAIDALAP, encoded by the coding sequence ATGTCTACTTCCTTCGCCGACCTCCAGACCCTGCTGACCGAGGTCCCGCTGCGCGACGCCCATCGGCTCGGCCGCCGTCTCGAAGGCGCCCGCCGCATCCGCAAGCCCGAGGCCAGGCAGGCCGTCCTGGACGAGATCGCCGCCGAGGCGGCGAAGGCGGCGGCCCGCACCGCCGAGCGGGCGTCCCGCGTGCCCGAGATCACCTACCCGGAGCAGCTGCCCGTCAGCCGGAGGAAGGACGAGATCCTGGAGGCGATCCGCGACCACCAGGTCGTGATCGTCGCCGGTGAGACGGGTTCCGGCAAGACGACGCAGATCCCGAAGATCTGCCTGGAGCTCGGCCGGGGCGTGCGCGGCCTGATCGGTCACACGCAGCCCCGGCGGATCGCGGCCCGCACGGTCGCGGAGCGCGTCGCGGAGGAGCTGCGCACGCCGCTCGGCGAGGCGGTCGGCTGGAAGGTCCGCTTCACCGACCAGGTCGGCCCCGACACGTTCGTGAAGCTGATGACGGACGGCATCCTCCTCGCGGAGATCCAGACCGACCGCGAGCTGCGCGCCTACGACACGATCATCATCGACGAGGCCCACGAGCGCAGCCTCAACATCGACTTCCTCCTCGGCTACCTGGCCCAGCTGCTGCCGAATCGCCCCGACCTCAAGGTCGTGATCACCTCCGCGACCATCGACCCGGAGCGGTTCTCCCGGCACTTCGGGGACGCGCCGATCGTCGAGGTCAGCGGCCGGACGTACCCGGTGGAGGTGCGCTACCGGCCGCTGCTGGAGGAGGACTCCGAGGAGCCCGACCGCGACCAGACCACCGCGATCTGCGACGCCGTCGACGAGCTCCAGGCGGAGGGCCCGGGCGACATCCTGGTCTTCCTCTCCGGCGAGCGGGAGATCCGCGACACGGCGGACGCGCTGCTGAAGAGGAAGCTGCGGAACACCGAGGTCCTGCCGCTGTACGCGCGCCTGTCCCACGCCGAGCAGCACCGCGTCTTCCAGCAGCACGCCGGCCGCCGCGTCGTCCTCGCCACCAACGTGGCGGAGACGTCCCTGACGGTCCCCGGCATCAAGTACGTCGTCGACCCCGGCACGGCGCGGATCTCGCGCTACAGCCACCGCACCAAGGTGCAGCGGCTGCCGATCGAGCCGATCAGCCGGGCCAGCGCCAACCAGCGCAAGGGCCGCTGCGGCCGCACCAGCGACGGCGTCTGCATCCGGCTGTACTCCGAGGACGACTTCCTCGCCCGCCCGGAGTTCACCGACGCGGAGATCCTCCGGACGAACCTCGCGTCCGTCATCCTCCAGATGACCGCGGCCGGACTCGGCGACATCGAGAAGTTCCCCTTCATCGACCCGCCGGACCACCGCAACATCCGCGACGGCGTGCAGCTCCTCCAGGAGCTCGGCGCGCTCGACCCGGCGCAGAAGGACCCCCGGAAGCGCCTCACCCCGCTCGGCCGCAAGCTCGCCCAGCTCCCCGTCGACCCGCGCCTGGCGCGCATGGTGCTGGAGGCCGACAAGAACGGCTGCGTCCGCGAGGTCATGGTGATCGCGGCGGCCCTGTCCATCCAGGACCCGCGCGAGCGCCCCGCCGACAAGCAGGCGCAGGCCGATCAGCAGCACGCCCGGTTCAAGGACGAGACGTCCGACTTCCTCGCCTTCCTCAACCTGTGGCGGTACGTCCGCGAGCAGCAGAAGGCGCTGTCGTCGTCGGCGTTCCGCCGCATGTGCAAGGCGGAGTACCTGAACCACCTGCGCATCCGCGAGTGGCAGGACATCTACAGTCAACTGCGCACCGTCGCCAAGCAGATGGGGATGCACCCCAACGAGGAGGACGCCGACGAGCAGCGCGTCCACGTCTCGCTCCTCGCGGGCCTGCTCTCCCACGTCGGCGTGAAGGACGTGAAGACCACCGGCGGGGAGGGCGGGAAGCCCGCGGGGAGGAACGAGTACCTGGGCGCGCGGAACGCCAAGTTCGCGATCTTCCCCGGCTCGGCGCTGTTCAGGAAGCCGCCGCGGTTCGTGATGTCGGCCGAGCTGGTCGAGACGTCCCGGCTGTGGGCGCGGGTCAACGCCAGGATCGAGCCCGAGTGGATCGAGCCGCTCGCCGGGCACCTGCTGAAGCGCACGTACTCGGAGCCGCACTGGGAGAAGGACCAGGCGGCCGTCATGGCGTACGAGAGGGTGACGCTGTACGGCGTGCCGATCGTCGCCCAGCGGAAGGTCACCTACGGGCGCGTCGACCCCGAGGCGTCGCGCGAGCTGTTCATCCGGCACGCCCTGGTGGAGGGCGACTGGCGCACCCACCACAAGTTCTTCGCGGACAACCGGAAGCTGCTCACCGAGGTCGAGGAGCTGGAGCACCGGGCGCGGCGCCGCGACATCCTCGTGGACGACGAGACGCTGTTCGACTTCTACGACCGGCGGATCCCGGAGCACGTCGTGTCGGGCGCGCACTTCGACTCGTGGTGGAAGCACAAGCGCCGCGACGAGCCGGAGCTGCTCGACTTCGAGCGCGAGATGCTCATCAACGAGAAGGCGGGGGCGGTCACCAAGGCCGACTACCCCGACTCGTGGCGGCAGGGACCGCTGAAGTTCCGCGTGACGTACCAGTTCGAGCCGGGCGCGGACGCGGACGGCGTCACCGTCCACATCCCGCTCCAGGTGCTGAACCAGGTCGTCGACGAGGGCTTCGACTGGCAGATCCCGGGCCTGCGCGAGGAGGTCGTGACCGAGCTGATCCGCTCCCTCCCCAAGCCGGTCCGCCGCAACTACGTGCCGGCGCCGAACTTCGCGCAGCGGTTCCTGGAGCGGACCGCGCCGAGCGCGGAGCCCCTGACGTCCGTCCTGGCCCGCGAGCTCCACCGCATGGTGGGCGTCCCGGTGGGCCCGGACGACTTCGACTGGGCGAAGGTCCCCGACCACCTGAAGATCACGTTCCGGATCGTGGACGAGCGGCGCCGCAAGCTCGCCGAGGACAAGGACCTGGAGGCGCTGAGGCTGACGCTGCGCCCCAAGGCCCGCCAGGCCCTGTCGAAGGCCGCGGCGGCCGCCTCCGCGGGCCCCTCGGGCTCGGGCGGGTCGCTGGAGCGCTCGGGCCTGACGGACTGGACGATCGGCACGCTTACCCGGGTCTTCGAGACCCGCCGGGCGGGCCAGCCGGTGAAGGCGTACCCGGCCCTCGTCGACCAGGGCGAGACCGTCGCCGTGCGCCTCTTCGACACGGAGGCCGAGCAGGCGCGTGCGATGTGGCGGGGCACCCGGCGGCTCATCATGCTGAACATCCCGGTGAACCCGGCGAAGTTCGCGTCCGAAAAGCTGACGAACCAGCAGAAGCTGGCCCTCTCCCGCAACCCGCACGGCTCGGTGCAGGCCCTGTTCGAGGACTGCGCGACGGCTGCGGCGGACAGACTGATCGCCGACCACGGCGGACCGGCTTGGGACGAGGAGGCGTACCGGAAGCTGTACGACGGCGTCCGCGCCGACCTGGTGGAGCTGACCGTGCGGACGGTGGACCGGGTCCAGCAGGTCCTGGCCGCCTGGCAGGCCTGTGAGCGGCGCCTGAAGGCCGCGAACAGCCCGGCCCTGGTGAACAACCTCCAGGACGTGCGGGAGCAGCTGGCGGCGCTCGTGCCCCCCGGTTTCGTCACCGCCACGGGCCTGCGCCGCCTGCCGGACCTGATGCGGTACCTGGTGGCGGTGGACCGCCGCCTCCAGCAGATGCCGACGTCGGTGCAGCGGGACACCACCCGCATGGAGAAGGTCCACGAGATGCAGGACGAGTACGCGTGGCTGCTGGAGCAGTTCCCGGAGGAGCGTCCGGTGCCGCAGGAGGTCCTGGACGTCCGGTGGATGATCGAGGAGCTGCGGGTCAGCTACTTCGCGCACGCGCTGGGGACGGCGTACCCGGTGTCGGACAAGCGGATCGTGAAGGCGATCGACGCGCTGGCCCCGTGA